A region of Pseudarthrobacter sp. NIBRBAC000502770 DNA encodes the following proteins:
- a CDS encoding NAD(P)H-quinone oxidoreductase translates to MKAVYISEPGGPEVLEVRDVDAPVPGQGEVLIDVVAAGLNRADVQQRRGFYPPPPGASEVPGLEVSGRIAGFGPGVSKPFSLGDKVVALLAGGGYAQQVAVPAEQVLRVPEGVDLVTAASLPEVAATVYSNLIMTAQLQPGETVLIHGATGGIGTMAIQLAKAFGAKVATTAGTDEKVSTAKAFLGADIAINYKEEDFPESLRRQNGGEGADVILDVVGAKYLPQNVDALADYGRLVVIGLQGGTKGELDLGLLLKKRAAVVATALRPRPVAEKGAIMTAVRDAVWPLVADGRIRPLVAKTFPLDQVAAAHRYFDSGDHVGKVLLIL, encoded by the coding sequence ATGAAAGCCGTCTATATATCTGAACCGGGCGGCCCGGAAGTGCTGGAAGTTCGGGACGTGGACGCCCCGGTTCCCGGCCAGGGCGAAGTGCTGATCGACGTGGTGGCAGCGGGGCTGAACCGGGCCGACGTCCAGCAACGCCGGGGGTTCTACCCGCCCCCGCCCGGCGCCTCCGAGGTCCCGGGGCTGGAAGTGTCAGGCCGGATCGCCGGCTTTGGACCCGGCGTCAGCAAGCCGTTCTCGCTGGGGGACAAGGTAGTGGCCCTGCTGGCAGGGGGTGGTTACGCGCAGCAGGTGGCAGTCCCGGCCGAGCAGGTGCTGCGCGTCCCCGAGGGCGTTGACCTCGTTACGGCCGCGTCGCTGCCGGAAGTGGCGGCAACGGTCTACTCGAACCTCATTATGACGGCGCAGCTGCAGCCGGGCGAGACAGTCCTGATCCACGGGGCCACGGGCGGGATCGGCACCATGGCCATCCAGCTGGCCAAGGCGTTCGGGGCCAAGGTGGCCACCACGGCCGGAACTGATGAGAAAGTCAGCACCGCCAAAGCCTTCCTCGGCGCGGACATTGCCATCAACTACAAAGAGGAAGACTTTCCGGAGAGCCTTCGGCGGCAGAACGGCGGCGAGGGGGCGGACGTCATCCTCGACGTGGTGGGAGCAAAATACCTCCCGCAGAACGTGGATGCCCTGGCCGACTATGGGCGCCTGGTGGTGATCGGCCTGCAAGGTGGCACCAAGGGCGAGCTGGACCTTGGGCTGCTGTTGAAGAAGCGGGCGGCCGTGGTGGCCACCGCGCTTCGGCCCAGGCCCGTGGCGGAAAAGGGGGCCATCATGACCGCCGTCCGCGACGCCGTGTGGCCGCTCGTGGCCGATGGCAGGATCCGCCCGTTGGTTGCCAAGACTTTCCCGCTGGACCAGGTCGCTGCGGCGCACCGCTACTTCGACAGCGGCGACCATGTGGGCAAGGTCCTCCTGATCCTCTAA
- a CDS encoding PadR family transcriptional regulator translates to MSIRHSLLALLQDQPRYGYQLRVEFENRTGATWPLNIGQVYTTLDRLERDALVAKEGDDGEGHVVYSITPAGKAEVRSWFAAPVERNNPPRNELAIKLALAVTLPGVDVQAIIQAQRVASIRALQDYTKARRDTAANQKATDTAWLLVLDSLIFQTEAEVRWLDLCEARMVQQAQAAAAGPARKTSNGATEDAPLSADSRR, encoded by the coding sequence ATGTCGATACGCCACAGCCTCCTCGCCCTGCTGCAGGACCAGCCGCGTTACGGCTACCAGCTGCGGGTCGAGTTCGAGAACCGCACCGGAGCCACCTGGCCCCTGAACATCGGGCAGGTATACACCACCCTGGACCGGCTGGAACGCGATGCCCTGGTGGCCAAGGAGGGCGACGACGGTGAGGGCCATGTGGTGTACAGCATCACCCCTGCCGGCAAAGCGGAGGTGCGGAGCTGGTTCGCCGCCCCCGTGGAGCGGAACAACCCGCCCCGCAACGAGCTCGCCATCAAGCTGGCGCTCGCCGTCACCCTGCCCGGGGTTGATGTGCAGGCCATCATCCAGGCCCAGCGCGTAGCGTCCATCAGGGCCCTGCAGGACTACACCAAGGCCCGGCGCGACACCGCAGCGAACCAGAAGGCTACGGATACCGCCTGGCTCCTGGTGCTGGACTCGCTGATCTTCCAGACCGAAGCGGAAGTCCGCTGGCTGGACCTCTGCGAAGCCAGGATGGTCCAGCAGGCGCAGGCCGCCGCTGCGGGACCGGCCCGGAAGACGTCCAACGGGGCCACGGAAGATGCCCCGCTCAGCGCGGACAGCCGCCGATGA
- a CDS encoding ABC transporter ATP-binding protein yields MSVPGPQQVLELAKVGRTFGEGATAVAALRGVDLTICAGEFVAVMGPSGSGKSSLLAVAGGLDRPTSGAVFVESTPLAGLNLNELARLRRRAVGYVFQDFNLVPTLTAAENVALPLELDGTSARKAHRQAADALRQVGIPELADRFVDQMSGGQQQRVAIARAIVGKRRLILADEPTGALDSTTGQGVMEVLRARADAGAAVMLVTHEPRHAAWADRVVFLRDGRVIDQAAAMHDPTMLLTQAGL; encoded by the coding sequence ATGAGCGTGCCGGGGCCGCAGCAGGTCCTTGAACTCGCCAAGGTCGGCAGGACCTTCGGGGAAGGGGCGACGGCGGTCGCAGCCCTCCGCGGCGTGGACCTCACCATCTGCGCGGGGGAGTTCGTCGCGGTCATGGGTCCGTCCGGCTCAGGAAAGTCCTCCCTGCTTGCCGTTGCCGGCGGACTGGACCGGCCGACGTCGGGCGCTGTCTTCGTCGAGTCCACGCCCCTGGCCGGGCTGAACCTGAACGAACTGGCCCGCCTGCGCCGCCGGGCCGTTGGCTACGTGTTCCAGGACTTCAACCTGGTCCCCACGCTGACTGCCGCGGAAAACGTGGCGCTGCCTCTGGAACTGGACGGAACATCGGCCCGCAAGGCGCACCGGCAGGCCGCCGATGCGCTCCGGCAGGTAGGCATCCCGGAGCTTGCGGACCGCTTCGTGGACCAGATGTCCGGCGGCCAGCAGCAGCGTGTGGCCATCGCCCGTGCGATCGTGGGCAAGCGGCGGCTGATCCTGGCCGACGAGCCCACCGGTGCGCTGGATTCGACAACGGGCCAGGGGGTCATGGAGGTGCTGCGTGCCAGGGCTGACGCCGGAGCCGCCGTCATGCTCGTCACCCACGAGCCCAGGCACGCCGCCTGGGCGGACCGGGTGGTTTTCCTGCGCGACGGACGCGTCATTGACCAGGCGGCAGCCATGCACGACCCCACGATGCTCCTTACCCAGGCCGGACTCTGA
- a CDS encoding carbon starvation CstA family protein, protein MAGAPDQRNNGSRAEGGLATDPDLPPPAVDQARLDAEDRKWTPAKIALWAAIALLGGVAWFMLAIVRGETVNAIWFVFASVCTYLIGYRFYSKVIERYITKPDDRRATPAEYKADGKDYVRTDRNVLFGHHFAAIAGAGPLVGPVIAAQMGYLPGTIWIIVGVVLAGAVQDYLVMFFSMRRGGRSLGQMAREELGVIGGTAALIATLLIMVIIVAILALVVVNALGESPWGVFSVGMTIPIALFMGVYLRYLRPGKVMEVSIIGFVLLMAAIIGGGLVAQTGWGAAVFHLDKVTIAWGLIIYGFIAAILPVWLLLAPRDYLSTFMKIGVIVMLALAIIVVRPEVTVPAFSEFASRENGPVFSGALFPFLFVTIACGALSGFHALISSGTTPKLVEKERQTRYIGYGGMLMESFVAIMALVAAISIDRGLYFAMNAPAALTGGTVETAATWVNSLGLAGVNISPDLLSETARNVGEQSIVSRTGGAPTLAVGLAHIMHQFVGGTALMGFWYHFAIMFEALFILTAVDAGTRVARFMLQDSIGNFVPKFKEASWRPGAWLCTAIMVAAWGAVLLMGVTDPLGGINTLFPLFGIANQLLAAIALAVVLAIVAKRGTFKYLWIVALPLAFAAVVTITASYQKIFSSTPAVGYFANNAAFSKALADGKKEFGTAKTVAAMEAVVRNTAIQGWLSVIFVVLSIIVIATALLATAKAFRDRSAGAAITDNEDPAVPSRVFAPAGLVPTTAERELAAEWEKVPAEARLERTGH, encoded by the coding sequence ATGGCCGGAGCGCCTGACCAACGGAACAACGGATCCCGGGCGGAGGGCGGACTGGCTACGGACCCGGATCTTCCCCCGCCCGCCGTCGACCAGGCACGGCTCGACGCCGAGGACCGGAAATGGACCCCGGCGAAGATCGCGCTCTGGGCCGCGATTGCCCTGCTGGGCGGCGTTGCCTGGTTCATGCTGGCCATTGTGCGCGGCGAGACCGTCAACGCCATCTGGTTCGTCTTCGCCTCCGTGTGCACCTACCTGATCGGCTACCGCTTCTACTCCAAGGTGATCGAACGCTACATCACCAAGCCTGACGACCGGCGTGCCACCCCGGCCGAGTACAAGGCCGACGGCAAGGACTATGTCCGCACCGACCGGAACGTGCTCTTCGGCCACCACTTCGCCGCCATCGCAGGCGCCGGCCCGCTGGTGGGCCCGGTCATCGCCGCCCAGATGGGCTACCTTCCCGGCACCATCTGGATCATCGTGGGCGTGGTCCTCGCCGGCGCCGTCCAGGACTACCTGGTGATGTTCTTCTCCATGCGCCGCGGCGGCCGCTCCCTGGGCCAGATGGCCCGTGAGGAACTCGGCGTGATCGGTGGCACGGCAGCGCTCATTGCCACCTTGCTCATCATGGTGATCATCGTGGCCATCCTGGCCCTCGTCGTCGTCAACGCCCTGGGTGAAAGCCCGTGGGGCGTGTTCTCGGTGGGCATGACCATCCCCATCGCCCTCTTCATGGGCGTCTACCTCCGCTACCTGCGGCCCGGCAAAGTCATGGAAGTCTCCATCATCGGCTTCGTCCTGCTGATGGCCGCCATCATCGGCGGCGGCCTGGTGGCCCAGACCGGATGGGGCGCAGCCGTGTTCCACCTGGACAAGGTGACCATCGCCTGGGGCCTGATCATCTACGGTTTCATCGCCGCCATCCTGCCGGTGTGGCTGCTGCTCGCCCCGCGCGACTACCTCTCCACGTTCATGAAGATCGGCGTGATCGTGATGCTGGCGCTGGCCATCATCGTGGTCCGGCCCGAGGTCACCGTTCCCGCGTTCAGCGAATTCGCCAGCCGGGAAAACGGCCCCGTATTCTCCGGCGCCCTGTTCCCCTTCCTGTTCGTCACCATCGCCTGCGGCGCACTCTCCGGCTTCCACGCCCTCATCTCATCCGGTACCACCCCCAAACTGGTGGAGAAGGAACGGCAGACCCGGTACATCGGCTACGGCGGCATGCTGATGGAATCCTTCGTGGCCATCATGGCCCTGGTGGCCGCCATCTCGATCGACCGCGGACTCTACTTCGCCATGAACGCTCCCGCCGCACTGACCGGCGGCACCGTCGAAACCGCAGCCACCTGGGTCAACAGCCTTGGCCTGGCCGGAGTGAACATCAGCCCGGACCTGCTGTCCGAGACGGCGCGGAACGTTGGCGAACAAAGCATCGTGTCCCGTACCGGCGGCGCTCCCACCCTGGCGGTGGGCCTGGCGCACATCATGCACCAGTTCGTGGGCGGGACCGCCCTCATGGGCTTCTGGTACCACTTCGCCATCATGTTCGAGGCGCTCTTCATCCTCACTGCCGTCGATGCCGGCACCCGTGTTGCCCGCTTCATGCTGCAGGACTCCATCGGCAACTTCGTCCCCAAGTTCAAGGAGGCCTCCTGGCGTCCCGGAGCCTGGCTCTGCACCGCCATCATGGTGGCAGCCTGGGGCGCAGTGCTGCTCATGGGTGTCACCGACCCGCTGGGCGGCATCAACACCCTGTTCCCGCTGTTCGGAATCGCCAACCAGTTGCTCGCCGCCATCGCGCTGGCCGTGGTCCTGGCAATCGTTGCCAAACGGGGAACCTTTAAGTACCTGTGGATCGTGGCCCTGCCGCTGGCGTTCGCAGCCGTGGTGACCATCACCGCGAGCTACCAGAAGATCTTCTCCTCCACCCCTGCCGTGGGCTACTTCGCCAACAACGCGGCCTTCAGCAAGGCGCTGGCCGACGGCAAGAAGGAATTCGGCACCGCGAAGACGGTGGCCGCGATGGAAGCCGTGGTCCGCAACACGGCCATCCAGGGCTGGCTGTCCGTGATCTTCGTGGTGCTCAGCATCATCGTGATCGCCACCGCGCTCCTCGCCACGGCCAAGGCGTTCCGGGACCGGTCGGCAGGAGCGGCCATCACCGACAACGAGGACCCGGCTGTTCCGTCGCGCGTCTTTGCGCCGGCCGGGCTGGTACCAACCACGGCCGAACGTGAACTGGCTGCCGAATGGGAGAAGGTGCCCGCCGAGGCCCGGCTCGAACGGACCGGGCACTGA
- a CDS encoding YbdD/YjiX family protein, protein MSAGIALVANGFRGFARYLGGVMGADAYAKYLEHHRAAGHAEAPLTEREFWRDRTDRQDSNPQGRCC, encoded by the coding sequence ATGAGCGCCGGGATCGCCCTGGTCGCCAACGGGTTCCGCGGGTTTGCCCGCTACCTGGGCGGCGTCATGGGCGCGGACGCCTACGCCAAGTACCTGGAACACCACCGGGCCGCCGGGCATGCCGAAGCGCCCCTGACAGAGCGGGAGTTCTGGCGGGACCGCACAGACCGCCAGGACAGCAACCCCCAAGGCCGGTGCTGCTGA
- a CDS encoding bacterial proteasome activator family protein, giving the protein MSDPNDTQAAEDLPVEGTPVDDTEDPVQVPSGTDGRPRGSSLQDLVDEPAKVMRIGTMIRQLLEEVKSAPLDDAARGRLAAIHARSIKELEDGLAPELVAELDRINLPFSGDATPSDAELRIAQAQLVGWLEGLFHGIQTAIAAQNAAREHAAAQLQLRQLPPGTMIAPGVVIGENGEPQRAPAGARPGQQGRPGQREDPDHGPGQYL; this is encoded by the coding sequence ATGAGCGATCCCAATGACACTCAGGCAGCTGAGGACCTTCCGGTAGAGGGTACTCCCGTGGACGACACGGAGGACCCCGTTCAGGTTCCCTCCGGGACGGACGGAAGGCCCAGGGGGAGCAGCCTGCAGGATCTGGTGGACGAGCCTGCCAAGGTGATGCGGATCGGCACCATGATCCGGCAGCTGCTTGAAGAGGTGAAGTCTGCCCCACTGGACGATGCTGCGCGCGGCAGGCTGGCTGCCATCCACGCCCGCTCCATCAAGGAGCTGGAGGACGGCCTTGCGCCCGAGCTCGTGGCAGAACTGGACAGGATCAACCTGCCCTTCTCCGGTGACGCCACACCATCGGACGCGGAGCTTCGGATTGCCCAGGCCCAGCTGGTGGGCTGGCTTGAGGGCCTGTTCCATGGGATCCAAACGGCCATCGCCGCCCAGAACGCGGCCCGGGAACACGCAGCCGCGCAGCTGCAGCTGCGCCAACTGCCGCCGGGCACCATGATTGCGCCCGGCGTGGTGATCGGTGAAAACGGCGAGCCCCAGCGTGCCCCGGCCGGCGCCCGGCCCGGGCAACAGGGCCGGCCTGGTCAGCGTGAGGACCCGGACCACGGCCCGGGCCAGTACTTGTAG
- a CDS encoding aldo/keto reductase: MTLSPTLTFNDGNTIPQLGYGVWQVEDDVAEKVVRQAFEAGFRHIDTAKIYGNEAGVGRAIASSGLSPEQIFITTKLWNADQGYESTLAAFEESMDRLGLETLDLYLIHWMQPKQDKYVDTWKALIELQKRGRVKSIGVSNFTVEGLQRIIDETGVVPAIHQIELHPYFSQLELREFGASKGILTQAWSPLGQGGELLKDQAIASIAAKHQATPAQVVIAWHLAVGNVVIPKSVTESRIKENFAALEVSLDAEDIEAINNLDRTARGEGRIGADPAVSDFA; the protein is encoded by the coding sequence ATGACTCTTTCACCTACCTTGACTTTCAACGACGGCAACACGATCCCCCAGCTCGGCTACGGTGTGTGGCAGGTTGAGGACGACGTGGCTGAAAAGGTTGTCCGGCAGGCGTTCGAAGCCGGCTTCCGCCACATCGACACCGCCAAGATCTACGGGAACGAGGCCGGCGTGGGCCGTGCCATCGCCAGCTCCGGACTCTCGCCCGAGCAGATCTTCATCACCACCAAGCTGTGGAACGCAGATCAGGGCTACGAGTCGACGCTCGCCGCTTTCGAGGAATCCATGGACCGGCTTGGCCTGGAAACGCTGGACCTCTACCTCATCCACTGGATGCAGCCCAAGCAGGACAAGTACGTTGACACCTGGAAAGCCCTGATTGAGCTGCAGAAGCGCGGACGGGTCAAGTCCATCGGCGTCTCAAACTTCACGGTCGAGGGCCTGCAGCGCATTATCGACGAAACGGGCGTGGTTCCGGCCATCCACCAGATTGAGCTGCACCCCTACTTCAGCCAGCTCGAACTGCGTGAGTTTGGTGCTTCCAAGGGCATCCTGACCCAGGCATGGTCCCCGCTGGGGCAGGGCGGCGAGCTGCTCAAGGACCAGGCCATCGCGTCCATCGCTGCCAAGCACCAAGCAACCCCTGCCCAGGTGGTCATCGCCTGGCACCTCGCGGTCGGCAACGTGGTGATTCCCAAGTCCGTGACCGAGTCGCGCATCAAGGAGAACTTCGCAGCACTGGAGGTCTCCCTGGACGCCGAGGACATTGAAGCCATCAACAACCTTGACCGGACCGCGCGCGGCGAAGGCCGCATCGGAGCCGACCCGGCGGTTTCCGACTTCGCGTAG
- a CDS encoding NmrA family NAD(P)-binding protein: protein MITTITVLVAGATGDLGQRIVRELLRRDAAVRVLTRPGNGTAHGIYGGEDRVEIHEAAYTDRAGLASALSGVDTVISAVSGARPVIVDAQRALLAAAVDAGVARFIPSDYSADYRRVTPGSNRNFELRREFAAELDAAPIRVTSVLNGAFADMITGQAPMILFNRHRVLFWSSPDQVLDFTTKDDVARVVALAALDENAPRVVEIAGDRVTARSIARTMTELTETPFSLQWAGTTGMLAAMSRVGRLLSKDKDEAFPAWQGMQYFVSMFSGEAELQHVNNDRYGRHEWTSVRDVLEAHLKETTGDGSQPAMAHPGH, encoded by the coding sequence ATCATCACTACCATCACCGTCCTCGTCGCCGGAGCCACCGGTGACCTCGGCCAACGCATCGTACGCGAACTCCTCCGCCGCGACGCCGCGGTCCGGGTCCTGACACGCCCCGGGAACGGAACGGCCCATGGCATCTACGGCGGGGAGGATCGTGTGGAGATCCACGAGGCTGCCTACACAGATCGGGCCGGCCTCGCCTCCGCATTGTCCGGCGTGGATACCGTCATTTCCGCCGTCAGCGGGGCGCGTCCTGTCATCGTCGACGCGCAGCGGGCGCTCCTTGCGGCCGCCGTCGACGCAGGTGTGGCACGATTCATCCCGTCGGACTACTCCGCGGATTACCGCCGGGTCACCCCCGGCAGCAACCGCAACTTCGAGCTCCGCCGCGAGTTCGCCGCCGAACTCGACGCAGCACCCATACGCGTAACTTCCGTGCTGAACGGGGCCTTCGCCGACATGATCACCGGCCAAGCACCGATGATCCTGTTTAACCGCCACCGGGTCCTGTTCTGGTCCTCACCGGACCAGGTTCTCGACTTCACCACCAAGGACGACGTCGCACGCGTCGTCGCACTAGCCGCCCTGGATGAGAACGCACCCCGCGTGGTCGAGATAGCCGGCGACCGCGTCACGGCGCGCAGTATTGCCCGGACGATGACCGAACTCACAGAGACGCCTTTCTCCCTGCAATGGGCCGGGACCACCGGTATGTTGGCTGCCATGAGCAGGGTTGGGCGGCTACTGTCGAAGGACAAAGACGAGGCCTTTCCCGCATGGCAGGGCATGCAGTACTTCGTCAGCATGTTCAGCGGGGAGGCGGAGCTCCAGCATGTCAACAACGACCGCTATGGCCGGCACGAGTGGACCTCGGTCCGCGATGTCCTCGAAGCGCACCTGAAAGAGACAACCGGAGACGGGAGCCAACCGGCGATGGCTCATCCCGGGCACTGA
- a CDS encoding NAD(P)/FAD-dependent oxidoreductase — MDDSYQVIVVGGGFAGKAAAEELGRKGVRVLLLDANSYQQFQPLLYQVAASQIGVSTVTRPLRAEFRGINSVRVLTATVTAIDAPNRTVTTADGSTYRAQALVIATGAVPNFFNTPGADEHAYPLYSVADATRLSAAITAVLDQADREPGAGADVIVVGGGPTGVETAGALAENVKYLVPKYFSPELADRCHIHLVDMVPNVLAAFSEKSQTYARDRLTKLGVQLHMGQPVAEVRPDGVTLKGGTVIPARIVVWAGGLQAGKIITESGLGQGRGGRIDVQPDLTAPGVEGVYVLGDAANITDAGGNKLPQLGSVAQQSGKWAARNIYADLTGGVREPFRYWDKGYMAMVGRGAAVAELGRQRLHLQGPLAFVSWLAVHLALLPGFQQKVRALFSWANGYVTHSPSQVVVGRPD; from the coding sequence ATGGACGATTCATATCAGGTCATCGTGGTTGGCGGCGGATTTGCCGGGAAGGCAGCGGCTGAGGAGTTGGGCCGCAAGGGCGTCCGCGTGCTGCTGCTTGACGCCAACAGCTACCAACAGTTTCAGCCGCTCCTCTACCAGGTGGCTGCATCGCAAATTGGCGTGTCCACGGTGACGCGGCCGCTGAGGGCGGAGTTCCGCGGAATAAACAGCGTCCGGGTCCTGACGGCGACGGTGACTGCCATCGACGCACCCAACCGGACCGTCACCACGGCCGACGGGTCCACATACCGGGCCCAGGCCCTGGTCATCGCCACTGGAGCAGTGCCGAACTTCTTCAACACCCCCGGCGCAGATGAGCATGCCTACCCGCTGTACTCCGTCGCGGACGCCACGAGGCTCAGCGCGGCCATCACCGCCGTCCTGGACCAGGCCGACCGTGAGCCGGGAGCAGGGGCTGACGTCATTGTGGTGGGCGGTGGCCCCACTGGCGTCGAGACGGCCGGCGCGCTCGCTGAGAACGTCAAGTACCTGGTGCCAAAGTACTTCTCGCCGGAGCTGGCCGATCGGTGCCATATCCACCTGGTGGATATGGTTCCAAACGTCCTCGCCGCGTTTTCGGAGAAGTCGCAGACCTACGCGCGGGACCGCCTGACGAAGCTCGGCGTGCAGCTGCATATGGGCCAGCCCGTGGCCGAAGTCCGGCCGGACGGTGTGACCCTCAAGGGCGGAACGGTCATTCCTGCCCGGATCGTGGTCTGGGCCGGTGGCCTGCAGGCCGGAAAAATCATCACCGAGTCCGGCCTGGGGCAGGGGAGGGGCGGCCGGATTGACGTCCAGCCCGATCTGACCGCGCCGGGCGTCGAGGGCGTCTATGTCCTGGGTGACGCCGCCAACATCACGGACGCCGGCGGGAACAAGCTGCCGCAGTTGGGATCGGTAGCCCAGCAATCGGGCAAGTGGGCGGCGCGTAATATCTACGCGGACCTCACCGGCGGCGTGCGCGAGCCTTTCCGATATTGGGACAAGGGGTACATGGCCATGGTGGGCCGCGGAGCGGCGGTGGCTGAGCTGGGCCGCCAACGGCTGCACTTGCAGGGGCCGTTGGCCTTCGTGTCGTGGCTGGCGGTGCACCTGGCCCTGTTGCCCGGCTTCCAGCAGAAAGTCAGGGCGCTGTTTTCCTGGGCTAATGGCTACGTGACCCACAGCCCGTCCCAGGTGGTGGTCGGCAGGCCGGACTAG
- a CDS encoding polysaccharide deacetylase family protein — MPSLQPDQKQKATSSDLPAPDDGAGNLSSTVLHSGPDGDEPAPNPSAAPVLSRAEVVDTYGKHQARYWGLEAPGVLTRMPPGQGIALTLDFCGGPGGSGCDQALLDTLRQRHIPATLFLNSRWIAANPATTRQLAADPLFEIANHGTSHKPLSTNGNTAYGIPGTRNAGEVYDEVMPNDEALANITGKRPKYFRPGTAYLDDVATDILGALGVKPVGFSINGDGGATFPAAVVAREVGRARAGDVVICHGNHPNGGTAEGVKQALDKLLSAGMSFAHLP; from the coding sequence GTGCCCAGCTTGCAGCCCGACCAGAAGCAGAAGGCAACCTCCTCCGACCTGCCCGCGCCCGACGACGGCGCAGGGAACCTCAGCTCGACGGTCCTGCACTCCGGTCCGGACGGTGACGAACCGGCGCCCAACCCGTCGGCCGCTCCCGTGTTGTCACGTGCCGAGGTTGTCGATACCTACGGAAAGCACCAGGCCCGGTACTGGGGCCTGGAGGCTCCCGGCGTCCTGACCCGGATGCCTCCAGGGCAGGGCATCGCACTGACCTTGGACTTTTGCGGTGGCCCCGGCGGCAGCGGCTGCGACCAGGCCCTTCTTGACACGTTGCGCCAGCGCCACATCCCGGCCACGCTCTTCCTGAACTCGCGGTGGATCGCAGCCAACCCCGCCACCACCCGGCAGTTGGCAGCAGACCCGCTCTTCGAGATCGCCAACCACGGAACGTCCCACAAGCCGCTGTCCACCAACGGCAACACGGCCTACGGCATTCCGGGCACCAGGAACGCGGGGGAGGTTTACGACGAGGTCATGCCAAACGATGAGGCCCTGGCAAACATCACCGGCAAGCGGCCCAAGTACTTCCGCCCTGGCACCGCCTACCTGGACGACGTCGCCACGGACATCCTGGGTGCGTTGGGCGTGAAGCCGGTGGGCTTCAGCATCAATGGCGACGGCGGCGCGACCTTTCCCGCCGCAGTCGTTGCCAGGGAGGTGGGAAGGGCGCGGGCGGGGGACGTGGTCATCTGCCACGGCAACCACCCCAATGGGGGAACAGCAGAAGGCGTCAAGCAGGCCTTGGACAAGCTGCTCTCGGCAGGGATGTCCTTCGCGCACCTGCCTTAG